One region of Haloprofundus salilacus genomic DNA includes:
- a CDS encoding small ribosomal subunit Rsm22 family protein encodes MTEREAVVSNAKYLRNVRPIDPEEIAEYVEGYPHPAVVKQTLREEAFDLGLVEQDNGTFVPVDNAPVPARDWRPKAIPESYSFAVEDLLVERYGANWHTGASGDELREAVRRLKEDYYYQNDVEYDETAALGYAVYHLADYYAEVGYVLADLAENGLLPRKLRVVDVGAGVGGPALGMHDYLPDDSLVDYHALEPSPAANVLDRLLGETRENFRTTIHRETAEAFDVDALGEADLVLFGNVLSELDDPVSVVRRYLDALADDGSVVALAPADRNTSIGLREVERAVESETGATVYSPTLRLWPGMTPSDRGWSFDVRPNVEMPAFQRRLDEGGEGDGTFAKTSVQFSYSVLRKDRKRRVDLRADRSRHARMADMENHVTDRIDLLAVKLSQNLADGEDRNPVFKIGDGSQSVDHYAVLTRESTLNRELSEAEYGAILGFENVLCLWNDDEAAYNLVVDAETVVEIVAP; translated from the coding sequence ATGACCGAGCGCGAGGCCGTCGTCTCGAACGCGAAGTACCTCCGGAACGTCCGACCCATCGACCCCGAGGAGATCGCCGAGTACGTCGAAGGTTACCCGCACCCGGCCGTCGTCAAGCAGACGCTCCGCGAGGAGGCGTTCGACCTCGGTCTGGTCGAACAGGACAACGGCACGTTCGTCCCCGTCGACAACGCGCCCGTCCCAGCCCGCGACTGGCGGCCGAAGGCGATCCCCGAGAGCTACTCCTTTGCGGTCGAGGACCTGCTCGTCGAGCGCTACGGCGCGAACTGGCACACGGGAGCGTCTGGAGACGAACTCCGCGAGGCCGTTCGCCGGCTGAAAGAGGACTACTACTACCAGAACGACGTCGAGTACGACGAGACGGCGGCGCTCGGGTACGCCGTCTACCACCTCGCCGACTACTACGCCGAGGTGGGCTACGTGCTTGCCGACCTCGCCGAGAACGGTCTGCTGCCGAGGAAACTCCGCGTCGTCGACGTGGGCGCGGGCGTCGGTGGCCCGGCGCTCGGCATGCACGACTACCTCCCCGACGACAGTCTCGTCGACTACCACGCGCTCGAACCGAGTCCCGCCGCCAACGTGCTCGACCGACTGCTCGGCGAGACGCGAGAGAACTTCCGGACGACGATTCACCGCGAGACGGCCGAGGCGTTCGACGTCGACGCGCTCGGCGAGGCCGACCTCGTGCTGTTTGGCAACGTGCTCAGCGAACTCGACGACCCCGTTTCGGTCGTGCGGCGGTATCTCGACGCGCTGGCCGACGACGGGTCGGTCGTCGCGCTCGCGCCCGCCGATCGCAACACGAGCATCGGGCTCCGGGAAGTCGAACGCGCCGTCGAATCCGAGACAGGCGCGACCGTCTACTCGCCGACGCTGCGCCTGTGGCCGGGCATGACGCCCTCCGACCGCGGGTGGTCGTTCGACGTGCGCCCCAACGTCGAGATGCCGGCGTTCCAGCGCCGACTCGACGAAGGCGGCGAGGGCGACGGCACGTTCGCGAAAACGTCGGTGCAGTTCTCCTACAGCGTCCTCCGAAAGGACCGAAAACGCCGCGTCGACTTGCGCGCCGACCGGAGTCGCCACGCGCGGATGGCCGACATGGAGAACCACGTCACCGACCGCATCGACCTCCTGGCGGTGAAACTCAGCCAAAATCTCGCCGACGGCGAGGACAGAAACCCCGTGTTCAAGATCGGTGACGGCAGCCAGTCGGTCGACCACTACGCCGTGCTGACGCGGGAGTCGACGCTGAACCGCGAGCTCTCGGAAGCCGAGTACGGCGCGATTCTCGGCTTCGAGAACGTGCTCTGCCTGTGGAACGACGACGAAGCGGCGTACAACCTCGTCGTCGACGCGGAGACGGTCGTCGAAATCGTCGCGCCCTGA
- a CDS encoding prephenate dehydrogenase/arogenate dehydrogenase family protein, with product MKLLIVGAGSMGRWVADTLSAEVAFADIDSEAAEAAATAHGGRVVIANTDERFDAVCLAVPISAVEAAAAQFAPNADSAVFDVTGSMAGPLAALREHAPDRERASYHPLFAPENAPGNVAAVIDDGGPTLDRLASAFAAAGNNVFETTADEHDEAMQTVQAGAHAAVLAYALAADDVRDEFATPVSAALDDVVDTVTGGTPRVYAEIQETFEGASSVAEAATRVADADGEAFERLYREAGRHRVADLAETLDGAEENSAERASNGGDER from the coding sequence ATGAAACTGCTCATCGTCGGTGCCGGGTCGATGGGTCGATGGGTCGCCGACACCCTCTCGGCGGAGGTGGCGTTCGCCGACATCGACTCCGAGGCGGCCGAGGCGGCGGCGACGGCCCACGGCGGCCGCGTCGTCATCGCCAATACCGACGAACGGTTCGACGCCGTCTGCCTCGCCGTCCCCATCTCGGCCGTCGAGGCGGCCGCCGCCCAGTTCGCACCGAACGCCGACAGCGCCGTCTTCGACGTGACCGGGTCGATGGCCGGACCGCTCGCGGCGCTACGCGAGCACGCCCCCGACCGCGAACGCGCGAGCTACCACCCCTTATTCGCCCCAGAGAACGCACCGGGCAACGTCGCCGCCGTCATCGACGATGGCGGACCGACGCTCGACCGTCTCGCCTCGGCGTTCGCGGCCGCCGGAAACAACGTCTTCGAGACGACTGCCGACGAACACGACGAGGCGATGCAGACGGTGCAGGCCGGTGCGCACGCCGCGGTGCTCGCCTACGCGCTCGCCGCCGACGACGTGCGCGACGAGTTCGCGACGCCCGTCTCCGCTGCGCTGGACGACGTCGTCGACACGGTCACCGGCGGCACCCCCCGCGTGTACGCGGAGATTCAGGAGACGTTCGAAGGCGCGTCGAGCGTCGCCGAGGCGGCCACCCGCGTCGCCGACGCCGACGGCGAGGCGTTCGAACGGCTGTACCGGGAAGCGGGCCGACATCGGGTGGCAGACCTCGCCGAAACGCTCGACGGAGCGGAGGAGAACTCGGCCGAGCGCGCGTCGAACGGCGGTGACGAGCGATGA
- a CDS encoding MFS transporter, translated as MNWRYRNTVLVLCTLAFFATMVARLAISPVVPAITDEFGVSNGAVGLALAGMWAAYATMQFPSGVLGDRFGERRVILAAVGLTAVASLFLAVSPSFPTFALFTVALGAGAGLHYSVATTFISKQFSNIGRAIGVHVAGGPLAGLSVPVIAALVAARYDWRTAMLLGAVAAIPVFLLFERRVAPTTPERPEQPMHERFALAPLFELLSRPEIVYTTILAVAGAFTWQATASFLPTFLVAYHDLSTATASALFSLYFVVHGATQPVMGYLSDRFDRDAAASLSMGLGVLGYATLVEGSTLPVFALGACMVGVAMSWGAPIQSRFIDKLSADERGAGFGLVRTVYMLLGATGSLVVGALSDAAGWAVAVGLLVAVMALGFSVLAVNRALKLGL; from the coding sequence GTGAACTGGCGCTACCGGAACACGGTGCTCGTCCTCTGTACGCTCGCGTTCTTCGCGACCATGGTCGCGCGCCTCGCCATCAGTCCGGTCGTCCCCGCCATCACCGACGAGTTCGGGGTGTCGAACGGGGCGGTCGGTCTCGCGCTCGCCGGGATGTGGGCCGCGTACGCGACGATGCAGTTTCCGAGCGGCGTCCTCGGCGACCGGTTCGGCGAGCGCCGCGTCATCCTCGCGGCCGTCGGTCTCACCGCAGTGGCGAGCCTCTTCCTCGCCGTTTCGCCGTCGTTTCCGACGTTCGCGCTGTTCACTGTCGCGCTCGGCGCGGGGGCGGGGTTGCACTACAGCGTCGCCACGACGTTCATCTCCAAGCAGTTCTCGAACATTGGTCGCGCCATCGGCGTCCACGTCGCCGGCGGACCGCTGGCGGGACTTTCGGTTCCGGTCATCGCCGCGCTCGTCGCCGCGCGCTACGACTGGCGCACCGCGATGTTACTCGGCGCCGTCGCCGCGATTCCGGTGTTTCTGCTGTTCGAGCGCCGCGTCGCCCCGACGACGCCCGAGCGCCCCGAGCAACCGATGCACGAGCGGTTCGCGCTCGCACCGCTTTTCGAACTGCTCTCTCGGCCCGAGATCGTCTATACCACCATCCTCGCCGTCGCCGGCGCGTTCACGTGGCAGGCGACGGCGTCGTTCCTGCCGACGTTTCTCGTCGCGTACCACGACCTCTCGACGGCGACGGCGAGCGCGCTGTTCTCTTTGTACTTCGTCGTCCACGGCGCGACACAACCGGTGATGGGATACCTCTCGGACCGATTCGACCGCGATGCCGCCGCCTCGCTGTCGATGGGCCTCGGCGTGCTCGGCTACGCCACGCTCGTTGAGGGGTCGACGCTCCCCGTCTTCGCTCTCGGCGCGTGCATGGTCGGCGTGGCGATGAGTTGGGGCGCGCCGATTCAGTCGCGCTTCATCGACAAACTCTCCGCCGACGAGCGCGGCGCGGGGTTCGGCCTCGTCCGGACGGTGTACATGCTGTTGGGCGCGACGGGGAGTCTCGTCGTGGGCGCACTCTCGGACGCGGCGGGGTGGGCCGTCGCCGTCGGCCTGCTCGTCGCCGTGATGGCTCTCGGCTTCTCCGTGCTCGCGGTAAATCGGGCGCTGAAGTTGGGGCTGTGA
- a CDS encoding NAD-dependent epimerase/dehydratase family protein, with translation MRVFVAGATGVLGQRLVSQFTESGHEVVGLTRDAEGDELVADRGGEPYRGDLFDADSLALAAEGADVVVHAATAIPTDPRPSDEAWERNDRVRREGTRALTTAAASVGAERYVQQSIVWVAATSRGDPFDESSPPQPTRLTQSAVDAEQIAMAASDDASFSTSVLRCGVFYAPDAAHTRQYAERLLRRRLPAVGRGPLGRGKVVVAPIHADDAASAFVAAAEAEVDGIWHVVDDEPVSMHEFLRTFADYLDAPRPLSVPAWVARAAVGSETVSQLTTSMPTSNDPFREATGWEPTHPTYRKGLRQVVDRWREDGTLEELRSGVAMRPDAEPS, from the coding sequence ATGCGCGTATTCGTAGCCGGTGCGACAGGCGTGTTGGGGCAACGGCTCGTCTCGCAGTTCACCGAGAGCGGACACGAGGTGGTCGGACTGACACGGGACGCCGAGGGCGACGAGCTCGTCGCCGACCGCGGCGGCGAACCGTATCGAGGCGACCTCTTCGATGCGGACTCGCTCGCACTCGCGGCCGAAGGTGCCGACGTAGTCGTCCACGCGGCGACTGCGATTCCGACCGACCCGCGACCGAGCGACGAGGCGTGGGAGCGAAACGACCGCGTCCGCCGCGAGGGAACCCGCGCGCTCACGACCGCCGCAGCGTCGGTCGGTGCCGAGCGCTACGTCCAACAGAGTATCGTCTGGGTGGCGGCCACCTCGCGAGGCGACCCGTTCGACGAGTCGTCGCCGCCGCAGCCGACGCGACTCACGCAGTCGGCCGTCGACGCCGAACAGATCGCAATGGCCGCGAGCGACGACGCGTCGTTTTCGACCTCGGTGCTGCGCTGCGGCGTCTTCTACGCGCCGGACGCAGCGCACACTCGACAGTACGCCGAGCGACTCCTACGTCGGCGACTCCCGGCGGTCGGACGCGGACCGCTCGGACGCGGCAAGGTGGTCGTCGCGCCGATTCACGCCGATGACGCCGCGAGCGCGTTCGTCGCCGCCGCCGAGGCGGAGGTGGACGGAATCTGGCACGTCGTCGACGACGAACCCGTGTCAATGCACGAGTTTCTGCGGACGTTCGCCGACTACCTCGACGCGCCGAGACCGCTTTCGGTGCCCGCGTGGGTCGCGCGAGCGGCCGTCGGTTCGGAGACCGTCTCGCAGCTCACCACTTCAATGCCCACGTCGAACGACCCGTTTCGCGAGGCGACCGGCTGGGAGCCGACGCACCCGACGTACCGGAAGGGACTTCGGCAGGTCGTCGACCGGTGGCGCGAGGACGGAACGCTCGAAGAGCTGCGGTCGGGGGTAGCGATGCGGCCGGACGCCGAGCCGTCGTAG
- a CDS encoding SDR family oxidoreductase — MTEKPLEGRVAFITGTSRGIGKAMALAFADAGAAVVSTGKTMDEHERLPGTVTQTTEEIRERGGDSIAVQLDVRDESSVESAIERTVDEFGGLDLVINNAGAIQFGGFDEIPANRFDLLMDVNARGAYVTTRAALPHLRESDHAHVVMNSPPATMEPSPGKAAYALSKYGMTFLARSLADELRSDGVAVNSVWPVSAIETEATRHFNLGQPEDWRTPQVVVDAMLELVTRDPAECTGNEFYDEQLLREAGVSDFSQYAVVEGTNPGPTSAQLFDSSYERKD; from the coding sequence ATGACCGAGAAACCGCTCGAAGGGCGCGTCGCGTTCATCACCGGAACCAGCCGCGGCATCGGCAAGGCGATGGCACTCGCTTTCGCCGACGCCGGTGCCGCCGTCGTCTCGACGGGCAAGACAATGGACGAACACGAACGTCTCCCCGGCACTGTCACGCAGACGACCGAGGAGATACGTGAGCGCGGCGGCGACTCGATCGCCGTCCAACTCGACGTGCGCGACGAGTCGAGCGTTGAGTCGGCCATCGAACGTACCGTCGACGAGTTCGGGGGGCTCGACCTCGTTATCAACAACGCGGGCGCGATTCAGTTCGGCGGCTTCGACGAGATTCCCGCGAATCGCTTCGACCTGCTGATGGACGTCAACGCTCGCGGAGCGTACGTGACGACACGCGCGGCGCTCCCGCACCTCCGCGAGAGCGACCACGCCCACGTCGTGATGAACTCGCCGCCGGCGACGATGGAGCCGTCGCCGGGGAAAGCCGCCTACGCGCTCTCGAAGTACGGGATGACGTTCCTCGCGCGCTCACTCGCCGACGAACTCCGGAGCGACGGCGTCGCCGTCAACAGCGTCTGGCCCGTTTCGGCCATCGAGACGGAGGCGACGCGGCACTTCAACCTCGGTCAGCCGGAAGACTGGCGCACGCCGCAGGTCGTCGTCGACGCGATGCTCGAACTCGTGACGCGCGACCCGGCGGAGTGCACGGGCAACGAGTTCTATGACGAGCAGTTGCTCCGCGAGGCAGGCGTCTCCGACTTCTCGCAGTACGCTGTCGTGGAGGGGACCAATCCCGGTCCGACGTCGGCGCAGCTGTTCGATTCGAGCTACGAGCGGAAAGACTAG
- a CDS encoding M48 family metalloprotease produces MRHIGLKVRMVVAGTVLFGFYAAFAGFLFQIGFGLPIVLAGSVLFVGVQYVVGKKIALWSVDAEEMSEAEYSEIHRAVEHLSEEMGITKPRLMVGQMGVPNAFAVGRCGAGVVVVSETLMDLLEQDELEGVLAHELAHIKNRDVVMLLIGQSVASMLGLTVYWVVVLFEDGIASIVLGWIASLIVELAVMVFVLAISRAREYAADSDAAEYTGNPEALARALSKLASVGRHERAPDVSDNMSALCIFGGKRGVLSSLFSTHPPMEKRIERLAPELSN; encoded by the coding sequence ATGAGACACATTGGACTGAAAGTTCGGATGGTCGTCGCGGGGACGGTTCTGTTCGGTTTCTACGCGGCGTTCGCGGGGTTCCTGTTCCAGATTGGGTTCGGTCTCCCAATCGTGCTCGCCGGAAGCGTGCTGTTCGTCGGCGTGCAGTACGTGGTGGGGAAGAAAATCGCGCTCTGGAGCGTCGACGCCGAGGAGATGTCCGAGGCGGAGTATTCGGAGATACACAGGGCCGTCGAGCATCTCAGCGAGGAGATGGGAATCACCAAACCTCGACTGATGGTCGGGCAGATGGGCGTCCCGAACGCCTTCGCCGTCGGACGGTGCGGCGCGGGCGTAGTCGTCGTCTCGGAGACGCTGATGGACCTCTTAGAACAGGACGAACTGGAAGGCGTGTTGGCGCACGAACTCGCGCACATCAAGAACCGCGACGTGGTGATGCTGCTGATCGGACAGAGCGTCGCGTCGATGCTCGGCTTGACCGTGTACTGGGTCGTCGTGCTCTTCGAGGACGGAATCGCCTCCATCGTACTCGGTTGGATTGCGAGCCTCATCGTCGAACTGGCCGTCATGGTATTCGTTCTCGCTATCTCGCGGGCACGCGAGTACGCCGCCGACAGCGACGCCGCCGAGTACACCGGCAATCCGGAGGCGCTCGCGCGGGCGCTCTCGAAACTCGCCTCCGTCGGCCGGCACGAGCGGGCACCGGACGTGAGCGACAACATGAGCGCGCTGTGCATCTTCGGTGGGAAACGCGGCGTGCTCTCGTCGCTGTTCTCGACGCACCCACCGATGGAGAAGCGCATCGAACGCCTCGCGCCCGAGCTGTCGAACTGA
- a CDS encoding M24 family metallopeptidase — protein sequence MEPDLSSLAEHLETEGFDGYLLDADSADSNQLYLSDFDAPDPFVTVFSPEETRLLVSGLEYGRAKKESRADAVFRLEEYDFRSRLAEYGPREGRARTIAAFLADAGVESVLAPERFPLGTADGLRERGLDVTAESRDVLGDIRAVKTDEEVDNVRAAQKANEAAMKAAEDLIRAAEIDDDGALVYEGEPLTSERVQQEIEITLLREGCALDETIVACGENAADPHDRGSGPLSANESIIVDIFPRSKATKYHADMTRTFVKGEPSEEIREWFEITEEAKAAAFDALEPGATGKDVHDAVCDVYEAAGHATFRSDPTTETGFIHSTGHGVGLDVHEDPRLSSDGGELKPGHVVTIEPGLYDPSVGGVRIEDIAVVTKDGYENFTDYPVELVVD from the coding sequence ATGGAACCCGATCTCTCATCGCTCGCCGAGCACCTCGAAACCGAGGGCTTCGACGGCTACCTTCTCGACGCCGACAGCGCCGACTCCAATCAGTTGTACCTCTCGGACTTCGACGCGCCCGACCCGTTCGTGACGGTGTTCTCGCCCGAGGAGACGCGCCTCCTCGTCAGCGGGTTGGAGTACGGCCGCGCGAAGAAGGAGAGCCGCGCCGACGCCGTCTTCCGCCTCGAAGAGTACGACTTCCGAAGTCGACTCGCCGAGTACGGCCCCAGAGAAGGCCGCGCGCGAACTATCGCCGCATTCCTCGCCGACGCGGGCGTCGAATCCGTCCTCGCGCCCGAACGTTTCCCGCTCGGCACCGCCGACGGTCTCCGCGAACGGGGACTCGACGTGACGGCCGAGAGCCGCGACGTGCTCGGCGACATCCGCGCGGTGAAGACCGACGAGGAAGTCGACAACGTCCGCGCCGCCCAGAAGGCGAACGAGGCTGCGATGAAAGCGGCGGAAGACCTCATCCGCGCCGCCGAGATCGACGACGACGGCGCGCTGGTCTACGAGGGCGAACCACTCACGAGCGAGCGTGTCCAGCAGGAGATCGAAATCACGCTCCTGCGTGAAGGCTGCGCGCTCGACGAGACCATCGTGGCCTGCGGCGAGAACGCCGCCGACCCGCACGACCGCGGCAGCGGCCCACTGTCGGCGAACGAGTCTATCATCGTCGACATCTTCCCGCGGAGCAAGGCGACGAAGTACCACGCCGACATGACGCGGACGTTCGTCAAGGGCGAACCCTCTGAGGAGATCCGCGAGTGGTTCGAGATAACCGAGGAAGCCAAAGCGGCCGCCTTCGACGCACTCGAACCCGGTGCGACGGGCAAGGACGTACACGACGCCGTCTGCGACGTGTACGAGGCCGCCGGGCACGCGACGTTCCGGAGCGACCCGACGACCGAGACCGGATTCATCCACAGCACCGGCCACGGCGTCGGTCTCGACGTCCACGAGGACCCGCGACTCAGCAGCGACGGCGGGGAACTGAAACCCGGTCACGTCGTCACCATCGAACCCGGTCTCTACGACCCGTCGGTCGGCGGCGTCCGAATCGAGGACATCGCCGTCGTCACCAAGGACGGCTACGAGAACTTCACCGACTACCCCGTCGAACTCGTCGTCGACTGA
- the aroA gene encoding 3-phosphoshikimate 1-carboxyvinyltransferase, whose product MDAELSESRVRGTARAPPSKSYTHRAILAAGYSDGATVYDPLVSADTKATMRAVDAFGGDVTRVDSRLEIDGFGGRPGVADDVVDCANSGTTMRLVTACAALADGITVLTGDSSLRSRPQGPLLAAVSDLGGRAESTRGNGQAPLVLKGPISGGEVSIPGDVSSQYISALLMAGAVTEEGIDIELETQLKSAPYVDITLEVLRRFGVDAEATEGGFSVAAGQSYDPVGGEYRVPGDFSSISYLLAAGAAAADENHEVVVEGAYPSAQGDAAIVDVLEQMGADIGWDRENGHITVRKSALSGVTVDVGDTPDLLPTIATLGAVADGETRIENCEHVRYKETDRVSAMADELTEMGAVVEEERDVLTVKGGESSLTGATVEGYHDHRIVMALSVAGLVADGTTRVRGAEHVDVSFPAFFDVFTELGADVRLRE is encoded by the coding sequence ATGGACGCGGAACTCTCGGAATCTCGGGTGCGCGGCACGGCCCGCGCACCGCCGTCGAAGAGCTACACGCATCGGGCGATTCTCGCCGCCGGCTACAGCGACGGGGCGACCGTCTACGATCCCCTCGTCAGCGCCGACACGAAGGCGACGATGCGCGCCGTCGACGCCTTTGGCGGCGACGTGACGCGCGTCGACAGCCGACTCGAAATCGACGGCTTCGGCGGCCGACCCGGTGTAGCCGACGACGTGGTCGACTGCGCGAACAGCGGCACGACGATGCGCCTCGTTACCGCGTGCGCGGCGCTCGCCGACGGCATCACCGTGTTGACGGGCGACTCGTCGCTCCGCTCGCGGCCGCAGGGACCGCTTCTCGCCGCCGTGTCCGACCTCGGCGGCCGCGCCGAGAGCACCCGCGGCAACGGCCAAGCGCCGCTCGTCCTGAAGGGGCCGATTTCGGGAGGCGAGGTGTCGATTCCCGGCGACGTCTCGTCGCAGTACATCTCGGCGCTGCTGATGGCGGGAGCAGTGACCGAGGAAGGAATCGATATCGAACTCGAAACCCAACTGAAATCCGCGCCGTACGTCGACATCACGCTCGAAGTATTGCGGAGGTTCGGTGTCGATGCCGAGGCGACCGAGGGCGGATTTTCGGTCGCGGCCGGGCAGTCCTACGACCCCGTCGGCGGCGAGTACCGCGTCCCCGGCGACTTCTCATCTATTTCCTATCTCCTCGCTGCAGGCGCCGCCGCCGCCGACGAGAACCACGAGGTCGTCGTCGAGGGCGCGTACCCGAGCGCACAGGGCGACGCTGCCATCGTCGACGTTCTCGAGCAGATGGGCGCGGATATCGGCTGGGACCGCGAGAACGGCCACATCACGGTCCGGAAATCGGCGCTCTCGGGCGTCACCGTCGACGTGGGCGACACGCCCGACCTCCTGCCGACTATCGCGACGCTCGGCGCGGTTGCGGACGGCGAGACGCGCATCGAGAACTGCGAGCACGTCCGCTACAAGGAGACCGACCGAGTGAGCGCGATGGCCGACGAACTGACCGAGATGGGCGCAGTCGTCGAAGAAGAGCGGGACGTGCTGACGGTGAAGGGCGGAGAATCGTCGCTCACGGGTGCGACGGTCGAAGGCTACCACGACCACCGCATCGTCATGGCGCTGTCAGTGGCCGGACTCGTCGCCGACGGGACCACTCGTGTTCGGGGGGCCGAGCACGTCGATGTGTCGTTCCCGGCGTTCTTCGACGTGTTCACCGAACTCGGTGCGGACGTGCGGTTGCGGGAGTAG
- a CDS encoding DUF6653 family protein: MTETEPADAADSLNSADASAVSLRTRLRETFWRRHSNPWSAGTRFVVTPVLMYAIYHRKWRLLAAVVAFTTVNPVLFGEPERTDNWFSEVVLAEEAWLGEGKGTTGFGYPNVLNAVNAVSGVLALVSAIRRKPVGTVVGTAGILVFKTWWVEAIRRRTGVSER, translated from the coding sequence ATGACCGAGACTGAACCCGCCGACGCCGCCGACTCTCTCAACTCCGCAGACGCATCCGCCGTCTCACTGCGCACGCGACTCCGAGAGACGTTCTGGCGCAGACACTCGAACCCGTGGAGTGCAGGAACGCGCTTCGTCGTCACCCCAGTGTTGATGTACGCAATCTACCACCGAAAGTGGCGACTGCTCGCGGCCGTCGTCGCCTTCACCACCGTCAACCCGGTGCTGTTCGGCGAACCCGAGCGCACCGACAACTGGTTCAGCGAAGTCGTCCTCGCCGAAGAGGCGTGGCTCGGCGAGGGGAAGGGAACGACGGGCTTCGGTTACCCGAACGTCCTGAACGCGGTGAACGCCGTCTCTGGAGTTTTGGCGCTCGTCTCGGCTATTCGACGAAAGCCCGTCGGGACCGTCGTCGGTACCGCGGGAATACTCGTGTTCAAAACGTGGTGGGTCGAGGCGATTCGGCGGCGGACGGGCGTCAGCGAGCGCTAA
- the aroC gene encoding chorismate synthase, producing MNGNGFGRLFQFSTYGESHGDAMGVVVSGCPAGVELDEEKIQRELDRRKPGQSMITTSRGEPDEVSIHSGLQDGYTTGTPIGMTIENKDARSGKYEPFVTAPRPSHGDFTYSAKFGTRNWGGGGRSSARETVNWVAAGAVARQVLDQSEYDVRIKAHVNKIGDVEAPEVTFEEMLEHAEENEVRCAHTETAEEMRELIDEYQKAGDSIGGSIYFEARGVPRGLGAPRFESFPSRLGRAMFSIPATTSVEYGLGKEASEWTGHDRNEDWEFDDDGDPVPVGNKHGGLQGGITTGQPIYGEATWHAPTSIPKEQTTVDWETGEEKQVQVVGRHDPVLPPRAVPVVEAMLWVTVLDFMLLAGRINPDRLDGQVGEYDTDYHPSSPQNE from the coding sequence ATGAACGGCAACGGCTTCGGGCGACTGTTCCAGTTTTCGACCTACGGGGAGAGCCACGGCGACGCGATGGGCGTCGTCGTCAGCGGCTGTCCGGCGGGCGTCGAACTCGACGAGGAGAAGATTCAGCGCGAACTCGACCGGCGGAAACCCGGCCAGTCGATGATCACGACGAGTCGCGGCGAACCCGACGAGGTGTCCATCCACAGCGGACTTCAAGATGGATATACGACGGGCACGCCCATCGGCATGACCATCGAGAACAAGGACGCGCGCTCTGGCAAGTACGAACCGTTCGTCACCGCGCCACGTCCCTCCCACGGCGACTTCACCTACTCGGCGAAGTTCGGCACGCGCAACTGGGGCGGCGGCGGGCGCTCCTCCGCGCGCGAGACGGTGAACTGGGTCGCCGCGGGCGCGGTCGCCCGACAGGTGCTCGACCAGTCCGAGTACGATGTCCGGATCAAAGCGCACGTCAACAAAATCGGCGACGTCGAAGCGCCCGAGGTGACGTTCGAGGAGATGCTCGAACACGCAGAGGAGAACGAGGTCCGCTGCGCGCACACCGAGACGGCAGAGGAGATGCGCGAACTCATCGACGAGTATCAGAAAGCGGGTGACTCCATCGGCGGGAGCATCTACTTCGAAGCGCGCGGCGTTCCCCGCGGACTCGGCGCGCCGCGCTTCGAGTCGTTCCCCTCCCGACTCGGTCGGGCGATGTTCTCGATTCCGGCGACGACGAGCGTCGAGTACGGTCTCGGCAAGGAGGCCAGCGAGTGGACCGGCCACGACCGAAACGAGGACTGGGAGTTCGACGACGACGGCGACCCGGTGCCGGTCGGCAACAAACACGGCGGTCTGCAGGGCGGCATCACCACGGGCCAACCCATCTACGGCGAGGCGACGTGGCACGCGCCCACGTCGATTCCGAAGGAGCAGACGACCGTCGACTGGGAGACCGGCGAGGAGAAGCAGGTGCAGGTCGTCGGCCGCCACGACCCCGTGTTGCCGCCGCGGGCGGTGCCCGTCGTTGAGGCGATGCTCTGGGTGACCGTGCTGGACTTCATGCTCTTGGCGGGTCGGATTAATCCGGACCGGTTGGACGGGCAGGTTGGCGAGTACGACACCGACTACCACCCGAGCAGTCCGCAGAACGAGTAA